One Cololabis saira isolate AMF1-May2022 chromosome 18, fColSai1.1, whole genome shotgun sequence genomic region harbors:
- the LOC133418541 gene encoding zinc finger protein 665-like, which yields MDGPDQNQEMDQNQDQNQDQNQDQNQDQNQDQEMDPDQNQEMDQDPDQKQEMDQNQDQNQDQEMDQDQKQEMDQDQNQDQDQKQEMDQDQDQDSSSSRTKAAGLQKRKGKERPTGYYPCDQCEKVLTTSSTLKSHKKIHTGEKPYKCDQCGAAFTESGTLRSHQRVHTGEKPYKCDQCGAAFTESGHLRSHQRIHTGEKPYKCDQCGAAFTASGHLRSHQRIHTGEKPYKCDQCGAAFTQLGNLRSHQRIHTGEKPYRCDQCGAAFTESGTLRSHQRVHTGEKPYKCDQCGAAFTESGHLRSHQRIHTGEKPYKCDQCGAAFTASGHLRSHQRIHTGEKPYKCDQCGAAFTQLGNLRSHQRIHTGEKLYRCDQCGAAFTQSGTLTKHRRNHTGEKPYRCDQCGAAFTESGTLRSHQRIHTGEKPYKCDQCGAAFSKSGDLRSHQRVHSGEKPYRCDQCGAAFTKSGNLKSHQRVHTGEKPYKCDQCGAAFSKSGALRSHQRVHTGEKPYKCDQCGAAFTQLGHLRSHQRIHTGEKPYKCDQCGAAFTESGNLRSHQRVHTGEKPYKCDQCEAAFTKSVNLRSHQRVHTGEKP from the exons ATGGACGGCCctgaccagaaccaggagatggaccagaaccaggatcagaaccaggaccagaaccaggatcagaaccaggaccagaaccaggaccaggagatggacccggaccagaaccaggagatggaccaggacccggaCCAGAAACAGGagatggaccagaaccaggatcagaaccaggaccaggagatggaccaggaccagaaacaggagatggaccaggaccagaaccaggatcaggaccagaAACAGGAGAtggatcaggaccaggaccaggactcctCATCCAGCAGGACTAAAgctgctggtctgcag aAACGTAAAGGCAAAGAGAGGCCCACAGGTTACTAcccctgtgatcagtgtgagaaagtcctcaccacttcatcaacCCTGAAGAGCCATAAGaagattcacactggagagaagccgtacaaatgtgatcagtgtggggcagcttttactgaatCGGGTACTTTAAGAagtcaccaacgtgttcacactggagagaagccgtacaaatgtgatcagtgtggggcagcttttactgaatCGGGTCATTTAagaagtcaccaacgtattcacactggagagaagccgtacaaatgtgatcagtgtggggcagcttttactgcaTCGGGTCATTTAagaagtcaccaacgtattcacactggagagaagccatacaaatgtgatcagtgtggggcagcttttactcaatTGGGTAATTTAagaagtcaccaacgtattcacactggagagaagccgtacaggtgtgatcagtgtggggcagcttttactgaatCGGGTACTTTAAGAagtcaccaacgtgttcacactggagagaagccgtacaaatgtgatcagtgtggggcagcttttactgaatCGGGTCATTTAagaagtcaccaacgtattcacactggagagaagccgtacaaatgtgatcagtgtggtgcaGCTTTTACTGCATCGGGTCATTTAagaagtcaccaacgtattcacactggagagaagccgtacaaatgtgatcagtgtggggcagcttttactcaatTGGGTAATTTAagaagtcaccaacgtattcacactggagagaagctgtacagatgtgatcagtgtggggcagcttttactcaatCAGGTACTTTAACGAAACACAGACGTaatcacactggagagaagccgtacagatgtgatcagtgtggggcagcttttactgaatCAGGTACTTTAagaagtcaccaacgtattcacactggagagaagccatacaaatgtgatcagtgtggggcagcttttagtAAATCAGGTGATTTAAGAagtcaccaacgtgttcacagtggagagaagccgtacagatgtgatcaatgtggggcagcttttactaaATCGGGTAATTTAAAAagtcaccaacgtgttcacactggagagaagccatacaaatgtgatcagtgtggggcagcttttagtAAATCAGGTGCTTTAAGAagtcaccaacgtgttcacactggagagaagccgtacaaatgtgatcagtgtggggcggcTTTTACACAATTGGGTCATTTAagaagtcaccaacgtattcacactggagagaagccgtacaaatgtgatcaatgtggggcagcttttactgaatCGGGTAATTTAAGAagtcaccaacgtgttcacactggagagaagccttacaaatgtgatcagtgtgaggcagcttttacTAAATCGGTTAATTTAAGAagtcaccaacgtgttcacactggagagaagccctag